One segment of Vibrio mimicus DNA contains the following:
- a CDS encoding lactonase family protein — protein MQTSGHLTFYVGTYTDEPSHSRGIAQIRLNPHTGELTRLEDFAPLRNPSYLTQSSQAVYSFSEVAQQEGAELVSIIDQQTHTLPIAGDYPCHVATSPDAKYLAVANYGSGNVCVYTLDQQGKPTHVVADLAANLAANEQDSTPERPITPHAHQVFFQSTEPRLVTVDLGCDAIRFYHHDEQGFSLQQDLPLPTGSGPRHLVFNRAEDTAYVVCELSETLVVIAKTAEGWQVQHQADLLPQQAKGAAAGAIKLSADERFVYVSCRHQNAISCFAIQGSDIQWHSMQECGGRFPRDFSLSSCEQWLIVANQHSNNLVSFRRNPSDGRLQASGYQCHVDAPVCVLEQNSR, from the coding sequence ATGCAAACCAGTGGACACTTAACATTTTACGTAGGCACTTACACCGATGAACCCAGCCACAGTCGAGGTATTGCGCAGATTCGCCTCAATCCACACACAGGTGAACTCACTAGGCTTGAGGATTTCGCGCCTCTGCGTAATCCATCCTACCTGACGCAATCATCACAAGCCGTCTATAGCTTCTCGGAAGTCGCTCAACAAGAGGGCGCAGAGTTAGTGAGTATCATAGACCAACAGACTCATACCTTGCCTATCGCTGGGGACTATCCATGTCATGTGGCAACCTCTCCGGATGCCAAATACCTTGCCGTGGCGAATTATGGCTCAGGCAATGTTTGTGTTTACACACTCGACCAACAAGGAAAACCCACTCACGTAGTCGCAGACTTAGCGGCCAACTTAGCCGCGAATGAGCAAGATTCAACGCCCGAACGGCCGATCACACCGCATGCTCATCAAGTGTTTTTTCAGAGCACAGAACCTCGATTGGTCACGGTTGATTTAGGCTGCGATGCCATACGTTTCTATCATCACGATGAGCAAGGGTTTAGCCTACAACAAGACTTACCTCTTCCCACGGGTTCAGGGCCAAGACACTTAGTCTTTAATCGTGCGGAAGATACGGCCTATGTGGTGTGTGAACTGAGTGAAACGCTAGTGGTGATCGCCAAAACGGCTGAGGGTTGGCAAGTACAGCACCAAGCCGATCTACTCCCTCAACAGGCAAAAGGTGCGGCTGCAGGCGCAATCAAGCTCTCTGCCGATGAGCGCTTTGTGTATGTCTCATGCCGGCATCAAAATGCCATCAGTTGCTTTGCGATACAGGGGTCTGATATTCAATGGCACAGTATGCAGGAGTGCGGCGGAAGGTTTCCTAGAGACTTTTCTCTCTCGTCTTGTGAGCAGTGGCTGATAGTGGCTAACCAACATTCAAATAATTTAGTCAGCTTTAGACGCAATCCAAGCGATGGTCGTTTACAAGCAAGTGGCTATCAATGTCATGTTGATGCCCCAGTCTGTGTGTTAGAACAAAACTCTCGATAA
- the bcp gene encoding thioredoxin-dependent thiol peroxidase codes for MNTLTAGTPAPAFSLPDQDGNPVTLADFAGKKVLLYFYPKAMTPGCTVQAQGLRDIQAELQAHNVVVLGVSVDPVKRLGKFIERDNLNFSLLSDEDHQVAEQFGVWGEKKFMGKVFDGLHRISFLINEQGVIEQVFDKFKTTNHHEVVLHYLNNK; via the coding sequence ATGAACACTCTTACTGCTGGAACTCCAGCTCCCGCTTTTTCTTTGCCCGACCAAGATGGCAATCCTGTAACGCTTGCGGATTTTGCAGGCAAAAAAGTGCTGCTCTACTTTTACCCTAAAGCGATGACTCCCGGCTGTACCGTTCAAGCACAAGGTCTGCGTGATATTCAAGCGGAACTTCAAGCGCACAATGTGGTGGTGCTAGGGGTGAGCGTTGATCCGGTGAAGCGACTAGGGAAATTTATTGAACGTGATAACCTCAATTTCTCTCTGCTGTCTGATGAAGACCACCAAGTGGCTGAACAGTTTGGCGTATGGGGCGAGAAAAAATTCATGGGCAAAGTTTTCGATGGCCTACATCGCATTAGCTTTTTGATCAATGAACAAGGTGTGATTGAGCAGGTTTTCGATAAGTTTAAAACTACCAATCACCATGAAGTGGTTCTTCACTACCTCAACAATAAATAG
- a CDS encoding DUF2897 family protein: MDILFNPWVISLVVVAVIVGNIAALKYTANMKLGQMDKKSELDQLNEIDQQRYPHANDAEKPSGNTKEKP, from the coding sequence ATGGATATATTGTTTAACCCTTGGGTCATCTCCTTAGTGGTGGTCGCGGTGATTGTCGGTAACATTGCGGCGCTGAAATACACGGCCAATATGAAATTGGGACAGATGGATAAAAAAAGCGAACTGGATCAACTCAATGAAATTGATCAGCAGCGCTATCCGCACGCCAATGATGCAGAGAAACCCTCTGGCAACACCAAAGAAAAACCGTAA
- the dapA gene encoding 4-hydroxy-tetrahydrodipicolinate synthase — MFSGSIVALITPFTPDGEVDYISLKKLVDFHVDAGTDAIVSVGTTGESATLTVEEHVKVVAKTVEFAEGRLPIIAGTGANATHEAVTFSRLLHNTGISGYLSVTPYYNKPTQEGLFLHYNAIAQETDIPVILYNVPGRTAVDMRPETVARLSEIKNIVALKDATGDLSRVAKHREMCRDGFVLLSGDDATGLEFVKLGGQGVISVTNNIAAADMAKMMHLALEGKFEEAAIINQRLMTLHKNLFIESSPIPVKWAAHKMGLIANGDLRLPLTQLSEQARPIVAQALSEACIY; from the coding sequence ATGTTTTCAGGAAGTATCGTTGCGTTAATTACCCCATTTACACCAGACGGCGAGGTGGATTACATCAGCCTGAAAAAACTGGTGGATTTCCATGTCGATGCTGGCACTGATGCGATTGTTTCGGTCGGTACCACCGGAGAGTCTGCTACGCTAACGGTCGAGGAACACGTTAAGGTTGTTGCGAAAACGGTGGAATTTGCTGAAGGCCGTCTGCCGATTATTGCGGGAACGGGAGCGAATGCGACTCACGAAGCCGTCACCTTTAGCCGTCTACTCCATAATACTGGTATTTCGGGTTATTTGAGTGTGACGCCTTACTACAATAAGCCGACTCAAGAAGGGCTGTTTTTGCACTACAACGCGATTGCGCAAGAGACTGATATTCCGGTGATCTTGTACAACGTACCAGGACGTACAGCGGTAGATATGCGCCCTGAAACGGTTGCTCGCCTTTCTGAAATCAAAAATATCGTGGCTCTAAAAGATGCAACGGGGGATTTAAGCCGTGTCGCAAAGCACCGTGAAATGTGCAGAGACGGTTTTGTGTTGCTCAGCGGTGATGATGCAACGGGCCTTGAGTTTGTGAAACTCGGCGGACAAGGTGTGATTTCTGTGACCAATAATATCGCCGCTGCTGATATGGCAAAAATGATGCATTTGGCACTGGAAGGTAAGTTTGAAGAAGCGGCAATCATCAATCAACGTTTGATGACGTTGCATAAAAATCTGTTCATTGAATCTAGCCCAATTCCAGTCAAATGGGCGGCGCACAAGATGGGACTGATTGCGAATGGTGATCTGCGTCTACCTTTGACCCAACTCTCGGAACAAGCTCGCCCAATTGTTGCCCAAGCACTGTCTGAAGCCTGTATTTATTAA
- a CDS encoding winged helix-turn-helix domain-containing protein has translation MELSPVFARRLYLALLVESLERPNVPKLIEKTGWPRRTIQDVIKAMPGIGIELSFVQDGRRHNDGYYQLSDWGPFDSQWVTERKKDIAASLGFCA, from the coding sequence ATGGAATTGAGTCCTGTTTTTGCAAGGCGCTTGTATTTAGCTTTGTTAGTGGAAAGCCTTGAGCGGCCGAATGTCCCTAAACTGATTGAAAAGACAGGCTGGCCCCGTCGCACCATTCAAGATGTGATCAAAGCTATGCCAGGTATCGGGATTGAGTTGAGTTTCGTACAAGATGGTCGTCGACATAACGATGGTTATTACCAACTCTCTGATTGGGGGCCGTTTGACAGTCAATGGGTCACTGAACGCAAGAAAGACATTGCGGCAAGTCTAGGATTTTGTGCTTAA
- the bamC gene encoding outer membrane protein assembly factor BamC — protein MKFSRQLVLGSLAVLVLSACSSSPTQRRQAKDDFDYLETTELKPWVLPQGATPQFYPNYDIPQGKFHGGVGRVVDIRPPQQVLELIPGARAERQNGEVTLWMLRQDEAQKVWDTALKMIAERKIPLRKQTDSMVETDWVDWVSEDEDVTIGSRYLMSMVESNHRYGFKISLIGWRENGQVQTVTTTNKERYNAFMTNLVTTRYDSDVRAEAARRAQELVKQIPITMGADRSGLPVIIARTPYEVLWQRLPELLPKMGFTIEERNQSQGTIKAKYASPDDTFWQEVGVKPIELKSGTYTFLFGDLGNRTSINVTDSAGKPVNEALLKEMVPVLSAMVDKK, from the coding sequence ATGAAGTTTTCTCGCCAGCTAGTTCTCGGTTCACTGGCTGTTTTGGTTTTAAGTGCTTGCTCCAGCAGCCCGACGCAGCGACGCCAAGCCAAAGACGATTTCGACTACCTCGAAACCACAGAATTAAAGCCTTGGGTATTGCCGCAAGGTGCCACCCCGCAGTTTTACCCTAACTATGATATCCCACAAGGTAAATTCCACGGCGGTGTTGGTCGAGTCGTGGATATTCGTCCGCCACAGCAAGTGTTGGAGTTGATCCCTGGTGCGCGTGCAGAACGCCAAAATGGTGAGGTCACGTTATGGATGCTGCGCCAAGATGAAGCACAAAAAGTGTGGGATACTGCCTTAAAGATGATTGCTGAGCGGAAAATTCCGCTGCGTAAACAAACGGATTCTATGGTCGAAACCGACTGGGTAGACTGGGTTTCTGAAGATGAAGACGTCACTATAGGTAGCCGTTACCTAATGTCGATGGTGGAAAGTAATCATCGCTATGGTTTTAAAATCTCGCTGATCGGTTGGCGTGAGAATGGTCAGGTGCAAACGGTGACCACCACCAATAAAGAACGTTACAACGCCTTTATGACCAATTTGGTGACCACTCGTTATGATTCTGATGTTCGTGCTGAAGCTGCGCGTCGTGCTCAAGAGTTGGTGAAGCAGATCCCAATCACCATGGGGGCGGACCGCAGTGGTCTCCCTGTGATAATTGCGCGTACTCCTTATGAGGTGCTCTGGCAGCGTTTGCCTGAATTGCTTCCTAAAATGGGTTTCACTATTGAAGAACGCAACCAATCACAAGGTACCATCAAAGCGAAATACGCATCACCAGATGATACCTTCTGGCAAGAGGTTGGTGTTAAGCCGATTGAGCTAAAATCGGGAACTTATACTTTCTTGTTTGGTGATTTAGGCAACCGTACTTCGATCAACGTGACGGATTCGGCTGGAAAGCCTGTCAATGAAGCGTTACTTAAAGAGATGGTGCCGGTTCTTTCCGCGATGGTGGATAAGAAATAA
- a CDS encoding glycine cleavage system protein R, whose protein sequence is MTQHLVITAVGTDRPGICNEVVRLVTQAGCNIIDSRIALFGKEFTLLMLISGSPSNITRIETTLPLLGLQHDLITMMKRTSPHDHQSHAYTVEVYVESDDKLGLTEKFTQFFAERQIGMASLSAQTISKDKLQSKQDQFHIAISARVDSGCNLMQLQEEFDALCEKLDVQGSLNFIKNSQ, encoded by the coding sequence ATGACTCAGCATCTTGTGATCACCGCCGTGGGCACCGACAGACCCGGCATTTGTAATGAAGTGGTTCGATTGGTTACCCAAGCGGGTTGCAATATCATCGATAGCCGTATCGCTTTGTTTGGCAAAGAATTTACTCTATTGATGTTAATTTCTGGCTCTCCGAGCAATATTACTCGCATCGAAACCACACTGCCTTTACTTGGTCTGCAACATGATCTGATCACCATGATGAAACGTACTTCACCTCATGATCATCAAAGTCATGCTTATACCGTTGAGGTCTACGTTGAGTCAGACGACAAATTGGGACTCACTGAGAAATTCACCCAATTCTTCGCAGAACGCCAGATCGGTATGGCATCACTCAGTGCACAAACCATCAGCAAAGACAAGCTGCAGAGTAAACAAGATCAGTTCCATATCGCGATCAGTGCGCGTGTGGACTCTGGTTGTAACCTAATGCAGTTGCAGGAAGAGTTTGATGCATTGTGTGAAAAACTTGATGTTCAAGGTTCACTTAATTTTATAAAAAACAGTCAGTAA
- a CDS encoding Dyp-type peroxidase — protein MFKSQTAILPEAGPFALYTLIKVRQNHANVLHALKALPALIEEINQNQPGAELTLSLAFSKGFWEQLDVALPPELIDFPELGEGDIHAPTTDVDVLIHCHSTRHDLLFYALRKGISDIAEDIDVVDETYGFRYLDARDMTEFIDGTENPKAEKRAEVALVADGEFAGGSYVMVQRFVHNLPAWNRLNLAAQEKVIGRTKPDSVELDNVPAASHVGRVDIKEEGKGLKIVRHSLPYGSVSGDHGLLFIAYCHTLHNFKTMLESMYGVTDGKTDQLLRFTKAVTGAYFFAPSQAMLQGLSLKAE, from the coding sequence ATGTTTAAGTCACAGACCGCAATCTTGCCGGAAGCTGGCCCGTTTGCCCTGTACACACTGATTAAAGTTCGCCAGAACCACGCCAATGTTTTGCATGCGCTCAAGGCTTTACCTGCATTAATTGAAGAAATAAATCAAAACCAACCGGGGGCAGAGCTCACGCTCTCACTGGCATTTAGCAAAGGTTTTTGGGAGCAGCTTGATGTGGCTTTACCGCCAGAATTGATTGACTTCCCAGAGTTAGGGGAAGGGGATATTCATGCACCGACTACCGATGTTGATGTGTTGATTCACTGCCACTCTACGCGTCATGACTTGTTGTTTTATGCCCTGCGTAAAGGGATCAGTGATATCGCTGAAGATATTGACGTGGTAGACGAAACCTACGGTTTCCGTTACTTAGATGCACGAGACATGACCGAGTTCATTGATGGCACAGAAAACCCGAAAGCTGAGAAACGTGCGGAAGTAGCTTTAGTCGCTGATGGTGAATTTGCGGGTGGCAGCTACGTGATGGTGCAACGTTTTGTGCATAACTTGCCGGCGTGGAATCGCCTCAACTTAGCGGCGCAAGAGAAAGTGATTGGTCGTACTAAGCCTGATTCTGTTGAGTTAGACAATGTTCCAGCGGCTTCGCATGTAGGTCGAGTTGACATTAAAGAAGAAGGCAAAGGATTGAAGATTGTTCGCCACAGCCTACCTTACGGCAGCGTGAGCGGCGATCACGGCCTACTGTTTATTGCTTACTGTCATACGCTGCATAATTTTAAAACCATGCTGGAAAGCATGTATGGTGTGACCGATGGAAAAACAGACCAATTGCTGCGCTTTACCAAAGCCGTGACAGGGGCTTATTTCTTTGCACCATCCCAAGCGATGCTACAAGGCTTGAGCTTAAAAGCTGAGTAA
- a CDS encoding M15 family metallopeptidase, whose amino-acid sequence MTAEQLTGQTDTHLQSVLVGQKAFHIHPQVSADLLALKQAAHDAGFNLCIASGFRSFERQLSIWNQKMTGQKPILDEQSQPLEITTLSEKEKVLAILRWSALPGTSRHHWGTDFDVYDRDALPENTRLLLEPWEYLSGHQNKFYQWLSANLAQFGFFLPYQHGQGVGFEPWHISHKQTAQQCLSQLSESLLSEQLALVSLEGKTAIQAMLPEIYQRFITNICEV is encoded by the coding sequence ATGACGGCAGAGCAGCTGACCGGACAAACTGACACTCATTTGCAGTCAGTGCTGGTAGGACAAAAAGCGTTTCACATTCATCCGCAGGTGAGTGCCGACTTGTTGGCACTCAAACAAGCGGCGCACGATGCTGGGTTTAATTTGTGCATCGCGAGTGGTTTTCGCTCTTTTGAGCGCCAGTTGAGCATCTGGAATCAAAAAATGACCGGTCAAAAACCGATCTTGGATGAACAGAGCCAACCACTGGAAATCACAACGTTGAGTGAAAAAGAGAAAGTGCTGGCGATTTTACGTTGGTCTGCGCTGCCCGGTACAAGCCGTCACCATTGGGGAACGGATTTTGATGTCTATGACCGAGATGCTCTACCTGAAAACACTCGTTTACTGCTTGAGCCTTGGGAATACCTAAGTGGTCATCAAAACAAGTTTTATCAGTGGTTAAGCGCCAACCTTGCACAGTTTGGTTTTTTCCTGCCTTACCAGCATGGGCAAGGAGTGGGGTTTGAGCCTTGGCACATTAGCCATAAGCAGACAGCACAGCAGTGCCTAAGCCAGCTTTCTGAATCGTTACTGAGTGAGCAGCTTGCACTGGTATCGCTGGAAGGTAAAACGGCGATCCAAGCCATGTTGCCGGAAATTTATCAACGCTTCATCACAAACATTTGTGAGGTATAA
- a CDS encoding DUF2956 domain-containing protein produces the protein MKKSTPIPSEQTQQEALRIAKATQRPAQTKEQTKLIAQGIEKGIALYKKQQKEKHRQADKLRKKALKAKLSSTTEICEEEDYASESMDAPQANQAKIAWGLLVISWIGFIAYWLWQNQL, from the coding sequence ATGAAAAAAAGTACGCCTATTCCTTCCGAACAAACCCAACAAGAAGCCCTTAGAATTGCCAAAGCGACTCAGCGCCCAGCACAAACTAAAGAGCAGACAAAACTTATCGCACAAGGGATCGAAAAAGGCATTGCCCTGTACAAGAAGCAGCAAAAAGAGAAGCACAGACAAGCGGATAAGCTGCGTAAAAAAGCCTTAAAAGCCAAGCTATCCTCGACAACGGAAATTTGTGAGGAAGAAGACTACGCATCAGAGTCCATGGACGCACCACAAGCTAACCAAGCCAAAATTGCATGGGGGTTACTGGTGATCAGTTGGATAGGGTTTATTGCATACTGGCTTTGGCAAAACCAGTTATAA
- the dapE gene encoding succinyl-diaminopimelate desuccinylase — protein sequence MTDSPVLALAKDLISRQSVTPADAGCQDVMIARLKALGFEIESMVFEDTTNFWARRGTQSPLFVFAGHTDVVPAGPLAQWHTPPFEPTVIDDFLHGRGAADMKGSLACMIVAVERFIAEHPDHQGSIGFLITSDEEGPFINGTVRVVETLMARNEMIDMCIVGEPSSTLAVGDVVKNGRRGSITGDLKVKGTQGHVAYPHLANNPVHKALPALAELAATQWDEGNAYFPPTSFQIPNLQAGTGASNVIPGEFDVQFNFRFSTELTDEEIKRRVHSVLDAHGLDYDLKWTLSGHPFLTDAGELLAAVVAAVEEVNHQAPALLTTGGTSDGRFIAQMGAQVVELGPVNATIHKVNECVRITDLEKLTDMYQKTLNHLLG from the coding sequence ATGACAGATAGCCCTGTACTGGCTCTGGCAAAAGATCTCATTAGCCGCCAATCAGTGACCCCTGCAGATGCAGGCTGCCAAGATGTAATGATTGCACGCTTAAAAGCGCTTGGATTTGAAATTGAAAGCATGGTGTTTGAAGACACCACCAATTTTTGGGCTCGCCGCGGCACACAATCTCCTCTGTTTGTGTTTGCTGGGCACACCGATGTCGTGCCTGCTGGCCCTCTAGCGCAGTGGCACACCCCGCCGTTTGAACCCACAGTGATTGATGATTTCCTGCATGGACGCGGCGCCGCGGATATGAAAGGCTCACTGGCTTGTATGATTGTGGCTGTGGAACGTTTTATTGCCGAACATCCCGATCACCAAGGTTCCATCGGCTTTTTGATCACCTCCGATGAAGAAGGTCCTTTCATCAACGGCACTGTACGCGTAGTGGAAACTCTGATGGCTCGTAATGAAATGATCGATATGTGCATCGTTGGTGAGCCATCCAGTACCTTAGCGGTCGGTGATGTGGTGAAAAATGGCCGTCGTGGCTCCATCACGGGGGATTTGAAGGTGAAAGGCACACAGGGCCATGTCGCTTATCCACACCTGGCCAATAACCCTGTACATAAAGCGCTACCAGCCCTAGCCGAGCTTGCTGCAACTCAATGGGATGAAGGCAACGCGTATTTCCCCCCCACCAGCTTTCAGATCCCGAATTTGCAAGCGGGTACTGGCGCCTCTAACGTGATCCCAGGAGAATTTGATGTCCAATTCAACTTCCGCTTTAGCACCGAACTGACTGATGAGGAGATCAAACGCCGCGTACATTCGGTTTTGGATGCTCACGGATTGGATTACGACCTGAAATGGACACTCAGTGGTCACCCCTTCCTGACTGATGCTGGTGAACTGCTCGCCGCTGTCGTTGCTGCGGTTGAAGAAGTAAATCATCAAGCCCCAGCACTACTGACTACGGGTGGAACCTCCGATGGCCGCTTTATCGCCCAAATGGGTGCACAAGTGGTGGAACTGGGGCCTGTCAATGCCACTATCCATAAGGTTAACGAATGTGTGCGGATCACTGATTTGGAAAAATTAACCGATATGTACCAAAAAACCTTAAACCATCTTCTAGGCTAA
- a CDS encoding DUF2919 domain-containing protein produces MRYSLEQYDSQGFLKAPIWLWLGWLFLIRAWVMFVMAGVSREHGSRLLSLIYPDHSLLYVGLGMGVPILSLMWLITLRNPQRGWVNRIVAQGRAMTLLTVIGQAIQTAFHVYLQQGAFHWANALTLVLLLWFGIYLVQSRHVKDSLQTPVLEKA; encoded by the coding sequence GTGCGTTACTCGCTAGAACAGTATGATAGTCAAGGATTTTTAAAAGCGCCGATATGGCTGTGGCTAGGATGGCTGTTTCTTATTCGGGCTTGGGTGATGTTCGTGATGGCGGGAGTGAGCCGTGAACATGGTTCACGTTTGCTCTCTTTAATCTATCCTGATCATTCGTTGCTTTATGTAGGGTTGGGGATGGGCGTGCCTATTCTGAGCCTGATGTGGTTGATTACTTTGCGTAACCCACAACGTGGATGGGTCAATCGAATCGTGGCTCAAGGTCGTGCAATGACTTTGTTGACCGTCATCGGTCAGGCTATTCAAACTGCTTTCCATGTCTATTTACAGCAAGGCGCATTTCACTGGGCTAACGCTTTAACGTTAGTCTTGCTGCTGTGGTTTGGCATTTACCTTGTGCAGAGTCGCCACGTCAAAGACAGTTTACAAACCCCAGTGTTGGAGAAGGCATGA
- a CDS encoding ArsC family reductase: MTITLYGIPNCDTIKKARKWLEQEGISYQFHDYRKDGITPELVTGFCDRLGWEQVLNKRGTTFRQLSDEQKTTLNADNAVALLVEQPAMIKRPILQRQDDLYLGFSDAQYRALFS, encoded by the coding sequence ATGACTATCACTCTGTATGGCATTCCCAACTGTGACACGATAAAAAAAGCGCGTAAGTGGTTGGAGCAAGAGGGTATTTCATACCAGTTTCACGACTACCGCAAAGATGGCATCACACCGGAGCTCGTCACTGGGTTTTGTGACCGATTAGGCTGGGAACAAGTGCTCAACAAACGCGGAACAACTTTCCGTCAGCTCAGTGATGAGCAAAAAACCACGTTGAATGCCGACAATGCCGTGGCGTTATTAGTGGAACAACCGGCGATGATTAAGCGCCCGATTTTACAACGTCAAGATGATCTGTATCTTGGCTTTAGCGATGCGCAGTACCGCGCTCTTTTTTCTTAA